A stretch of the Poseidonibacter parvus genome encodes the following:
- a CDS encoding ammonium transporter, protein MNMESISYIIDTLYAIFAMTLIIFMVPGFAMLEAGIVRTKNVTAVLTINTLIYAIASLAFLLIGYSIAFGDFGSDSMSKWAAFMFQMAFVGKVVNIMSGGVSERAKVVPLAVFTVIMAAVLYPLVVNVTWGSNFLDGTILSLSMYDLAGSTVIHSTGGWALLAAILIIGARKGRYTKEGGIRVIPASNIPLVTLGAFLLWIGWFGFNGGSVGSIASKDNADAVALTIMNTNTAGLAGAIMVACFMQFRYKKLDLTMILNGALGGLVAVTAGPDLYDIYTPILVGAIGGIIVVFGVSFFDKIRIDDPVGALSVHLLNGIWGTLAVGIFASNGSDITLLGQVKGILLVAVFAFTSSFIILFIINKIMPLRADNDEEMQGLDVEECGLEAYPEFKRAF, encoded by the coding sequence ATGAATATGGAATCTATCTCTTATATAATTGATACATTGTATGCTATTTTTGCAATGACATTAATTATTTTCATGGTACCAGGTTTTGCAATGCTAGAGGCTGGAATTGTAAGGACTAAAAACGTAACAGCAGTATTAACAATCAACACATTAATTTATGCAATTGCATCATTGGCTTTCCTTTTAATAGGTTATTCAATAGCTTTTGGAGATTTTGGAAGTGACTCAATGAGTAAGTGGGCAGCATTTATGTTCCAAATGGCTTTTGTTGGTAAAGTTGTAAATATTATGTCAGGTGGAGTAAGTGAAAGAGCAAAAGTTGTTCCTTTGGCAGTATTTACTGTTATTATGGCAGCAGTTTTATATCCACTTGTAGTAAATGTTACATGGGGATCAAATTTCTTAGATGGAACAATTCTTTCTTTATCAATGTATGATTTAGCTGGTTCAACTGTGATTCACTCTACTGGTGGATGGGCTTTATTAGCAGCAATTTTAATAATAGGTGCAAGAAAAGGAAGATATACAAAAGAGGGTGGAATTAGAGTAATCCCAGCTTCAAATATTCCTTTAGTTACTTTAGGAGCTTTTCTTTTATGGATAGGTTGGTTTGGATTTAATGGTGGTTCTGTTGGTTCTATTGCATCAAAAGATAATGCTGATGCTGTTGCATTAACTATTATGAACACAAATACAGCTGGACTTGCTGGTGCTATTATGGTTGCTTGTTTTATGCAGTTTAGATATAAAAAACTAGATTTAACAATGATTTTAAATGGTGCTTTAGGTGGATTAGTTGCAGTTACAGCTGGGCCTGATTTATATGATATTTATACTCCAATTTTAGTTGGTGCTATTGGTGGTATTATTGTTGTATTTGGTGTATCATTCTTTGATAAAATTAGAATTGATGATCCTGTTGGTGCATTATCAGTTCACTTACTTAACGGTATTTGGGGAACATTAGCAGTTGGTATTTTTGCATCTAATGGAAGTGATATTACACTTTTAGGTCAAGTAAAAGGTATTTTATTAGTTGCTGTATTTGCATTTACTTCTTCTTTTATTATATTATTTATAATAAATAAAATCATGCCTTTACGTGCTGATAATGACGAAGAGATGCAAGGATTAGATGTAGAAGAATGTGGTTTAGAAGCTTACCCAGAATTTAAACGAGCATTCTAA
- a CDS encoding P-II family nitrogen regulator yields MKKIEVIIKPFKLEDVKDALVEAGITGMSVYDVKGYGRQQGHSELYRGAEYVVDFLPKIKIDLVVQEDMVDVAIDAIVNSAKTGKIGDGKIFVSSLDEVVRIRTEEKGADAI; encoded by the coding sequence ATGAAAAAAATTGAAGTAATAATTAAACCTTTTAAACTTGAAGATGTAAAAGATGCACTTGTTGAAGCTGGTATTACTGGTATGAGTGTATATGATGTAAAAGGTTATGGTAGACAACAAGGTCACTCTGAATTATACAGAGGGGCTGAGTACGTGGTAGATTTTTTACCAAAAATCAAAATTGATTTAGTAGTTCAAGAAGATATGGTTGATGTTGCAATTGATGCAATCGTTAACTCTGCTAAAACAGGTAAAATTGGAGATGGTAAGATTTTTGTATCATCTTTAGATGAAGTAGTAAGAATCAGAACTGAAGAAAAAGGTGCTGACGCAATCTAA
- the amt gene encoding ammonium transporter, translated as MENFADVKYILDGFLFVFSGILVMWMAAGFAMLEAGLTRTKNNATVLTKNMALFAISCIMYYFVGYNLMYGEGSSFMGSFSTIDMVSAPDAAYPAAADFFFQVMFVATAASVISGTIAERMKLWPFLIFVVLLSGVIYPIQGHWTWGGTELGGVIAGFSDFAGSTIVHSVGGWAALAGVLILGARKGKYGKNGQVRPIPGSNLTLATLGTFILWMGWFGFNGGSQLALGSKGDIDGIAMVVANTNMAAAAGAIMAALLTQLLYKKVDLTMVLNGALAGLVSCTAGPDLGMTVAFIEGIVGGALIVFAVPLWDKLRIDDPVGALSVHLVAGIWGTLAVGIFNPEVTIMAQLKGIVVIGAFVFITSFIIWKILDMVVGLRVDEETEINGLDIHETGLEAYPEFKRA; from the coding sequence ATGGAAAATTTTGCTGATGTAAAATATATATTAGATGGGTTTCTGTTTGTGTTTTCAGGAATCTTAGTTATGTGGATGGCCGCAGGTTTTGCGATGCTAGAAGCTGGGTTAACAAGAACAAAAAATAATGCGACTGTATTAACAAAAAATATGGCGTTATTCGCTATATCTTGTATTATGTATTATTTTGTAGGTTACAACTTAATGTATGGTGAGGGTTCATCTTTTATGGGAAGTTTCTCAACAATTGATATGGTAAGTGCACCAGATGCTGCTTATCCTGCTGCTGCTGATTTCTTCTTCCAAGTAATGTTCGTTGCAACTGCTGCGTCTGTTATTTCTGGTACTATTGCTGAAAGAATGAAATTATGGCCGTTCTTAATTTTTGTTGTTCTTTTATCTGGTGTTATTTATCCAATCCAAGGTCACTGGACATGGGGTGGAACAGAACTTGGTGGTGTAATTGCTGGTTTCTCTGATTTTGCTGGGTCTACTATTGTTCACTCTGTTGGTGGATGGGCTGCATTAGCTGGTGTTCTTATTTTAGGAGCAAGAAAAGGTAAATATGGTAAAAATGGACAAGTTAGACCAATTCCAGGTTCAAACTTAACATTAGCTACTTTAGGTACATTCATTTTATGGATGGGTTGGTTTGGATTTAATGGTGGTTCTCAATTAGCACTTGGTTCAAAAGGTGATATTGATGGTATTGCTATGGTTGTTGCTAATACAAATATGGCAGCTGCTGCAGGTGCTATTATGGCTGCTTTATTAACTCAACTGTTATACAAAAAAGTTGATTTAACAATGGTTTTAAATGGTGCATTAGCTGGTTTAGTTTCTTGTACTGCAGGTCCTGATTTAGGAATGACTGTTGCCTTTATTGAAGGTATTGTTGGTGGTGCTTTAATTGTATTTGCTGTTCCTTTATGGGATAAGTTAAGAATTGATGATCCTGTTGGTGCTTTATCTGTTCACTTAGTAGCAGGTATCTGGGGAACTTTAGCTGTTGGTATCTTTAATCCTGAAGTTACTATTATGGCTCAACTTAAAGGTATTGTTGTAATTGGAGCATTTGTATTTATTACTTCATTCATTATCTGGAAAATATTAGATATGGTAGTTGGATTAAGAGTTGATGAAGAAACTGAAATTAATGGTTTAGATATTCATGAAACTGGTTTAGAAGCATATCCAGAATTTAAAAGAGCATAG
- a CDS encoding ankyrin repeat domain-containing protein yields MLKGFSKIKDFKEEDLLKELLNPVFNQKKIESIYEASNIDLNWQNDKKETFLHLCSKGGYIESVKWLINKKVDMEIVNAENDTALFYSLHSNNLPLVTILIESGANVNHLNIYKRSLIQEAIIASNNRLVNYIISKSSNLSNEDKYGNNLIFDALSNGKKEIIELVAKLSDVDINHVNKSGNTVLQQEVVLKNNNIAISLLELGADPTIQDKKGKNFLFYALSKGYKNVEILEKAVELGCDINSRASDNTTILIESINHYLNTPKDNLEERENHLLMIKELIAKGVDIEALDDKNESAFFAATRSGNEKLIEVFLTNKKISINHQNIWGETVLSILILKGVEHIKTIINFLKHNANPNIKNKKGKNCIEILSDIILFNQNHKPLDKEIEKELNIDGEYLTVITKIIEHSKIDFEQLNSKGKPLFFDSILYFNLNLFKIFRDSNININLRDKEDHNIIFELMDYNNSHIGKKEKKQYLEMMQNLINLGVDVNAKNHEGLTPLHKAVVEDCEYTVKLLLEAKSDLEAVDNKGRSVIHNCIWKDTTRYFKLIHSYNPDIINIPDKFGLKPINYAAFMDKKDLVLEMLDEGALVNNTYDKDPKIMAFFEKFHKNIINIEDNVKNEVDKRSLRLLANAMIAEFNIKV; encoded by the coding sequence ATGTTAAAAGGTTTTAGTAAAATTAAAGATTTTAAAGAAGAAGATTTATTAAAAGAATTATTAAATCCTGTATTTAATCAAAAAAAAATAGAATCAATATATGAAGCTAGTAATATTGACTTAAATTGGCAGAATGACAAAAAAGAGACATTCCTTCACTTATGCTCAAAAGGTGGATATATTGAATCAGTTAAATGGCTAATAAATAAAAAAGTTGACATGGAAATTGTGAATGCTGAAAATGATACAGCTTTATTTTATTCACTTCATTCTAATAACTTACCCTTAGTAACTATATTAATAGAATCTGGCGCAAACGTAAATCACTTAAATATTTACAAAAGATCATTAATTCAAGAAGCCATTATTGCAAGTAACAATAGATTAGTTAACTATATAATATCAAAATCAAGTAACTTATCAAATGAAGATAAATATGGTAATAATTTAATTTTTGATGCTCTTTCAAATGGAAAAAAAGAAATTATTGAATTAGTTGCAAAATTAAGTGATGTAGATATTAATCATGTAAACAAATCAGGAAATACAGTTTTACAACAAGAAGTTGTTTTAAAAAACAATAATATTGCAATAAGTCTACTAGAATTAGGTGCAGATCCTACAATACAAGATAAAAAGGGTAAAAACTTTTTATTTTATGCACTTTCAAAAGGTTATAAAAATGTTGAGATTTTAGAAAAAGCTGTTGAGTTAGGCTGTGATATAAATTCTAGAGCTTCAGATAACACAACAATTTTAATAGAATCGATTAATCACTATTTAAATACTCCTAAAGATAATCTTGAAGAAAGAGAAAATCATCTATTAATGATAAAAGAATTAATAGCAAAAGGTGTAGATATTGAAGCACTTGATGATAAAAATGAAAGTGCATTTTTTGCAGCAACTAGAAGTGGAAATGAAAAATTAATTGAAGTATTTTTAACAAATAAAAAGATTTCAATAAATCATCAAAATATATGGGGTGAAACTGTTTTATCAATACTTATATTAAAAGGTGTAGAACATATAAAAACCATTATAAATTTTTTAAAACATAATGCAAATCCAAATATAAAAAATAAAAAAGGGAAGAACTGTATTGAAATACTAAGTGATATTATACTATTCAACCAAAATCATAAACCCTTAGATAAAGAAATTGAAAAAGAGCTAAATATTGATGGTGAATATTTAACAGTTATTACTAAAATAATAGAACATTCAAAAATTGATTTTGAACAACTAAACTCAAAAGGTAAACCTTTATTTTTTGATTCAATTTTATATTTTAATTTGAATTTATTTAAGATATTTAGAGATTCAAATATTAATATTAATCTAAGAGATAAAGAAGATCACAATATTATTTTCGAACTTATGGATTATAATAATTCTCATATAGGAAAAAAAGAAAAAAAACAGTATCTTGAAATGATGCAAAACTTAATAAATCTAGGTGTAGATGTAAATGCAAAGAACCATGAAGGATTAACTCCCTTACATAAAGCAGTTGTTGAAGATTGTGAATATACAGTAAAACTTTTACTTGAAGCAAAATCTGATTTAGAAGCAGTTGATAACAAAGGTAGAAGTGTGATTCATAATTGTATATGGAAAGACACAACAAGGTATTTTAAATTAATTCATTCTTACAATCCAGATATTATAAATATTCCTGATAAATTTGGATTAAAACCAATAAATTATGCAGCATTTATGGATAAAAAAGATTTAGTTCTTGAAATGCTTGATGAAGGAGCATTAGTAAATAACACTTACGATAAAGATCCTAAAATTATGGCTTTTTTTGAGAAATTCCATAAAAATATAATTAATATTGAAGATAATGTAAAAAATGAAGTTGATAAAAGAAGTTTAAGATTATTAGCAAACGCTATGATTGCAGAATTCAATATAAAAGTATAA
- a CDS encoding ABC transporter ATP-binding protein, with product MNEKFLQLENIDKTFPLPGGKEYKAVVDVNVNIAKNEIISIIGHSGCGKSTLLNMIAGLDSQTKGNIILNNKEIKGPGPERAVVFQNHSLLPWLTVYENIELAVKKVMPELDASELRARVEKFVSMVNLDHAKDKFPGEISGGMKQRVGIARALSIKPDVLLMDEPFGALDSLTRANLQEHLMRIQQSVENTVIIITHDIDEAVLLSDKVIMMTNGPEATIGEILEVDLPRPRNRVELQSHPEYIRCREAILSFLYEKFAKDDE from the coding sequence ATGAACGAAAAATTTTTACAATTAGAAAATATAGATAAGACATTTCCCCTTCCTGGTGGAAAAGAGTATAAAGCAGTTGTTGATGTAAATGTTAATATTGCAAAGAATGAAATTATTTCAATAATTGGGCACAGTGGTTGTGGTAAGTCAACACTTCTTAATATGATAGCAGGATTAGATTCACAAACTAAAGGTAATATTATTTTAAATAATAAAGAGATTAAAGGACCAGGACCTGAACGTGCTGTTGTTTTCCAAAATCACTCTTTATTACCTTGGTTAACAGTTTATGAAAATATTGAATTAGCAGTTAAAAAAGTAATGCCAGAACTTGATGCTTCAGAATTAAGAGCAAGAGTTGAAAAATTTGTATCAATGGTAAACTTAGATCATGCAAAAGATAAATTTCCTGGAGAAATATCAGGAGGTATGAAACAAAGAGTTGGAATTGCACGAGCTTTGAGTATTAAACCTGATGTATTACTAATGGATGAACCTTTTGGAGCACTTGATTCATTAACAAGAGCAAATTTACAAGAGCATTTAATGAGAATTCAACAAAGCGTTGAAAATACTGTAATTATTATTACTCATGATATTGATGAAGCAGTTTTATTAAGTGATAAAGTAATTATGATGACAAATGGTCCAGAAGCTACTATTGGAGAAATTTTAGAAGTGGATTTACCAAGACCTAGAAATAGAGTTGAGCTTCAAAGTCATCCTGAATATATTAGATGTAGAGAAGCAATTTTAAGTTTCCTTTACGAAAAATTCGCAAAAGATGATGAATAA
- the ntrB gene encoding nitrate ABC transporter permease: MNKELMKKIILPFIVLFLIIQFWSGLATIVEDFPTPSDTAVYAFGGETSDGDEIEGVLSDPFYIENQDDMGVFWQILESLKRVFAGFALAILVGIPIGLLVGMSKNVQYALDPFIQIFKPVSPLAWLPLLLFIFQDINATAISTIFITSIWPIIINTALGVKNVSEDYLNVAKVLRFTAMEKVYKIILPVAVPYIFTGMRLSLGIAWLVIVAAEMLTGGIGIGFWIWDEYNNLAYHNIIIGIILVGLVGFILDVVMGRIADYFDYRKRM; this comes from the coding sequence ATGAACAAAGAACTGATGAAAAAGATTATATTGCCATTTATTGTATTATTTTTAATAATTCAATTTTGGTCTGGTCTTGCAACAATTGTAGAAGATTTTCCAACACCAAGTGATACAGCAGTCTATGCTTTTGGAGGAGAGACTTCTGATGGAGATGAAATAGAAGGTGTTTTATCTGATCCATTCTATATAGAAAATCAAGATGATATGGGAGTATTTTGGCAAATACTTGAATCATTAAAAAGAGTTTTTGCAGGTTTTGCACTAGCTATTTTAGTTGGTATTCCTATTGGTTTATTAGTTGGAATGAGTAAAAATGTTCAATATGCACTTGACCCATTTATTCAAATATTTAAACCTGTTTCACCATTAGCATGGCTGCCATTATTGTTATTCATTTTTCAAGATATTAATGCAACAGCGATTTCTACAATTTTTATTACATCAATCTGGCCGATTATTATAAATACTGCTCTTGGTGTTAAAAATGTAAGTGAGGATTATTTAAATGTTGCAAAAGTATTAAGATTTACTGCAATGGAGAAAGTATATAAAATTATTCTACCAGTTGCTGTTCCTTATATTTTTACAGGGATGAGATTATCTTTAGGTATTGCATGGCTTGTAATTGTTGCAGCTGAAATGCTTACTGGTGGTATTGGTATTGGTTTCTGGATTTGGGATGAATATAATAACCTTGCTTATCATAATATTATAATAGGAATTATTCTAGTTGGTTTAGTTGGATTTATTTTAGATGTAGTTATGGGCAGAATTGCTGATTATTTTGACTATAGAAAAAGAATGTAA
- a CDS encoding CmpA/NrtA family ABC transporter substrate-binding protein: MIKQVVKVGLGLSLVASTLLAAPEKTKLKIGFIALTDCAPLVIAKEKGFFKAEGLDVHVAKEGGGWPGIQQKVISGEYDFSHALAGMPIAATLGINGNAHLQALLSLDFNGNAITYGNNIIEKMEEYGLDKTERPVSAESLKKYIDAKRAKEGNKYQPLSFGMVHPVSTHNYELRYWMASSGIRPDQDCTIKPFPPPTMPSNLIAGNIEGYCVGEPWNSRIVLKGKGSALVTNYDIWNNNPEKVLQARADFVKKNPETTKAVMRAVIKAQKWLDESWENREEAIGYLAKKNYVKAPKNVLRKSMSGTFLYNKGVDSANPMFNVFANNYAAYPFYSHGMWFVTQMYRWGQLDKPVDMKALIEKVYRPDLFAEVAAEVDYKLPPSAWKKDGVDEYNKFLDGKIWDPNKAVDYIFDVKVQNSLVSKEVLMKANKWSVETKQPKYECHYGPAGCADPKYVTK; the protein is encoded by the coding sequence ATGATTAAGCAAGTAGTAAAAGTTGGTTTAGGATTATCGTTAGTTGCAAGTACATTATTAGCTGCACCGGAGAAAACAAAGTTAAAGATAGGGTTTATTGCCTTAACAGATTGTGCTCCATTAGTAATAGCTAAAGAAAAAGGTTTTTTTAAAGCTGAAGGTTTAGATGTACATGTTGCAAAAGAAGGTGGTGGTTGGCCAGGAATTCAACAAAAAGTAATTTCTGGAGAATATGACTTTTCACATGCATTAGCAGGAATGCCTATTGCTGCAACATTAGGAATCAATGGTAATGCTCACTTACAAGCTTTATTATCTTTAGACTTTAATGGTAATGCGATTACTTATGGTAATAATATTATTGAAAAAATGGAAGAATATGGTTTAGATAAAACTGAAAGACCAGTATCTGCTGAATCTTTAAAAAAATATATTGATGCAAAAAGAGCTAAAGAAGGGAATAAATATCAGCCACTAAGTTTTGGTATGGTTCACCCAGTTTCTACGCATAACTATGAATTAAGATATTGGATGGCTTCATCTGGTATTAGACCTGACCAAGATTGTACAATTAAACCTTTCCCACCACCAACAATGCCATCAAACTTAATTGCTGGAAATATTGAAGGTTACTGTGTTGGTGAACCTTGGAATTCAAGAATCGTACTTAAAGGTAAAGGTTCTGCATTAGTTACTAACTACGATATTTGGAATAATAATCCTGAAAAAGTTTTACAAGCAAGAGCTGATTTTGTTAAGAAAAACCCAGAAACAACTAAAGCAGTTATGAGAGCAGTTATTAAAGCTCAAAAATGGCTTGATGAATCTTGGGAAAACAGAGAAGAGGCAATTGGTTACTTAGCTAAGAAAAACTATGTTAAAGCTCCTAAAAATGTATTAAGAAAATCAATGTCTGGAACATTCCTTTATAATAAAGGTGTAGATTCTGCAAACCCAATGTTTAACGTATTTGCAAATAACTATGCAGCATATCCATTCTATTCACATGGTATGTGGTTTGTAACTCAAATGTATAGATGGGGACAACTTGATAAACCAGTTGATATGAAAGCTTTAATTGAAAAAGTATATAGACCAGATTTATTTGCCGAAGTTGCTGCAGAAGTTGATTATAAATTACCTCCAAGTGCTTGGAAAAAAGATGGTGTTGATGAATATAATAAATTCTTAGATGGTAAAATTTGGGATCCAAATAAAGCTGTTGATTATATTTTTGATGTAAAAGTTCAAAATTCATTAGTATCAAAAGAAGTTTTAATGAAAGCTAATAAATGGTCTGTTGAAACTAAACAACCAAAATATGAGTGTCATTATGGACCAGCAGGGTGTGCTGATCCTAAGTATGTAACTAAGTAG
- a CDS encoding DUF2071 domain-containing protein, giving the protein MEKGWKQTWKDLLFQHFEISDIDAFKSYLPKNCKFDSFDGKYYLGLVSMTMNDVKHKSTGNIIWFKKYNELNVRTYIIHDNKPGVLFLSLDVDSLISVLGARVLYGLPYRISKYNSIQNIVSSYRNSKLQFKTEYEIVSKAKIPEANTFANWSTNRYFFVNKYLGISFKANISHEPWSLCSAITKNSNLLVLDEYKINSQYPQTFYCKEINVTTNTLERI; this is encoded by the coding sequence ATGGAAAAAGGATGGAAACAAACTTGGAAAGATTTATTATTTCAACATTTTGAGATTTCAGATATAGATGCTTTTAAATCATATCTTCCAAAAAACTGTAAGTTTGATAGTTTTGATGGTAAATATTATTTAGGTTTAGTTTCAATGACTATGAATGATGTAAAACATAAGTCAACGGGAAATATTATTTGGTTTAAGAAATATAATGAATTAAATGTAAGAACATATATTATACACGATAATAAACCAGGAGTTTTATTTCTAAGTTTAGATGTAGACAGTTTAATATCAGTTTTAGGTGCAAGGGTTTTATATGGCTTACCATATAGAATAAGTAAATATAATAGTATTCAAAATATTGTATCTTCTTATAGAAATTCAAAATTACAATTTAAAACAGAATATGAAATAGTTTCTAAAGCAAAAATACCTGAAGCCAATACCTTTGCAAATTGGAGTACAAATAGATATTTTTTTGTAAATAAATACTTAGGAATTAGTTTTAAAGCTAATATCAGTCATGAACCTTGGTCTCTTTGTAGTGCTATTACAAAGAATAGTAATTTGTTGGTTTTAGATGAATATAAAATTAACTCTCAATACCCTCAAACTTTTTATTGTAAAGAAATTAATGTCACTACAAATACATTAGAAAGGATATGA
- a CDS encoding MFS transporter — MAGLKDLKGKGHAPTLFMAFLYFDMSFMVWTMLGPLSTEISEALALGGHIMTAGEKATLLSLPILSGAILRIVLGFGVDKIGAKLTALISQSIVIAALLTAFLQGDNITYNQLLIVALGLGFAGASFAVALPQAGQWYPPKLQGVVLGIAGAGNIGVVIDFLFAPKIAEIWGWDAVFGVGAFMAIIVLVAYFFLAQDAPEEVYKKNPKKLKDYVKLLKDKDTWWFCLFYAVSFGGFVGFAGYMKVYLMNTYQIDMAAFGIDVLDEGNVKVIAGYFGALCIFAGAILRPVGGAVADKIGGVKSLYFFYGVVALLAIINATIELPFAVAIFVLFLIMANLGMANGAVFQLVPQRFGKDIGIMTGIVGCAGGLGGTALIQTLGWSKGAFDGYTAGFLIFAVVVFVAISGISLVKTRWRTTWGVSAGGRI, encoded by the coding sequence ATGGCAGGATTAAAAGATTTAAAAGGTAAAGGGCACGCACCAACATTGTTTATGGCCTTCCTTTACTTTGATATGAGTTTCATGGTTTGGACAATGTTAGGACCTCTTAGTACAGAGATAAGTGAAGCTCTAGCTTTAGGTGGTCATATTATGACAGCAGGAGAAAAAGCTACACTACTTTCTCTTCCAATTCTTTCAGGAGCAATACTTAGAATTGTACTTGGTTTTGGAGTTGACAAGATTGGTGCTAAATTAACAGCGCTTATTTCACAATCAATTGTTATTGCTGCACTTTTAACAGCATTTTTACAAGGTGATAATATCACATATAACCAATTATTAATTGTTGCACTTGGTCTTGGTTTTGCTGGAGCTTCTTTTGCAGTTGCACTTCCTCAAGCTGGTCAATGGTATCCACCAAAACTTCAAGGTGTTGTTTTAGGTATTGCAGGTGCTGGTAATATTGGTGTTGTTATTGATTTCTTATTTGCTCCTAAAATTGCTGAAATTTGGGGATGGGATGCTGTATTTGGTGTTGGTGCATTTATGGCTATTATTGTATTAGTTGCTTATTTCTTCCTAGCACAAGATGCTCCAGAAGAAGTATATAAAAAGAACCCAAAGAAGTTAAAAGATTATGTTAAACTTTTAAAAGATAAAGATACTTGGTGGTTCTGTTTATTCTATGCTGTTTCATTCGGTGGTTTCGTTGGATTCGCAGGATATATGAAAGTTTATTTAATGAATACATATCAAATAGATATGGCAGCATTTGGTATTGATGTACTAGATGAAGGAAATGTAAAAGTTATTGCTGGATACTTTGGTGCTTTATGTATCTTTGCAGGTGCTATTTTAAGACCAGTGGGTGGAGCGGTTGCTGATAAAATTGGTGGTGTTAAATCATTATATTTCTTCTATGGTGTTGTTGCGTTATTAGCAATTATAAATGCTACTATCGAATTACCATTCGCTGTTGCAATTTTTGTATTATTCTTAATCATGGCAAATCTTGGTATGGCAAATGGCGCTGTGTTCCAACTTGTACCTCAAAGATTTGGTAAAGATATTGGTATTATGACTGGTATTGTAGGATGTGCTGGTGGACTTGGTGGTACTGCTTTAATTCAAACACTTGGTTGGTCAAAAGGTGCGTTTGATGGATATACAGCTGGATTCTTAATATTTGCAGTTGTTGTATTTGTAGCAATCTCAGGAATCTCACTTGTTAAAACAAGATGGAGAACTACTTGGGGTGTAAGCGCAGGTGGTAGAATATAA